CAGATCTCCGTCTTCCTGACGTTCACACGTATTCGTTTCCTTTGGTCTTCTTCCACTCCTCGATCGGGATGGCGAACTTCTTCTCCACCTCTTCCCTGTACAACGGTCCTCCGTTATAGGCGCAGAACGGTATGATGCGGTTGTCCGGAGTGGCATAGTGGATGGAGCAGCGCTTGACCCGCTCTATGTCATAGTTGTAGCCATCCTGGAAATGCATTCCGCCCACGTACATCATGCCCCAGGAGAACTTGGCCAGTGACTCCTTCGATTCGTCTCCCAGGACCGATTGCAGGAGCCTGAGGAAGCTGGCGGTGGTCAGACCTTCGGGCATCTTGCTCTCGTCCATATGACGTTTCAGCGCGTTAAGCGTCTTGATCTTGAGCGGGAACTTGATCTTGGCCTTCTCCGCCTTGACGGATATCTCGTAGAGCTCCTTGAACAAGCCCTCCACGTCCACGAACCTGGTTAGCGGGACCACGGTGTTGTCCTTGACGAACAGATAAGTGGCCAGCCCACAGTGCGGATGGGTGGTGAAGGTGACCTTCTCCTCTCCCAGGAATGCCGATGCCAATGCTGATATGGGGACCACCGAGGGGACCGGGTACCAATCGTTCTTCGATATCATCCCGGTCTGCTTTTCCAGATCCTTCACGAGGTCCGGCAGGGTGTATCGCCCTTTCTCCCTCTCCTCTTTGCTTATGCGGCCGGTGAACGCCACTGGCTGGAAGTTCACCCCGCGGACGACGTCCGAGTTCTTCAGCGCGAACTTGAATATCTCCCCTACCTGGTCGTCGTTGATGCCCTTCACGATGGTCGGCACCAGGACGATGGAGGGCGGGTGCTCCAGCTTGCGGCAGTTCTCTATGACCTTCAATTTGATGTCCAGCAGTTTTCTGCCGCGGGCCGCCATGTAGACCTCGTCCTTGAGGCCGTCGAACTGCAGGTAGATGGTGTTCAGACCGGCTGCCGCTGCCTTCCTGAAGAACTCCAGGTCCTCGGCGAACTTGATGCCGTTGGAAGCGGCCTGGATCTGTGCGAAACCGAGCTCTTTTGCCTTCGCAAGCACTTCGATGAACTTAGGGTAGATGGTCGGCTCTCCGCCGGAGAATTGGATGGCCGGGGTCTTGACCGGGCGTTGGGCCCTGAGGTTCTCCATCATCTTCACGATCACGTCAAAGCCGGGTTCGACGACGTATCCCGCCTGGTTGGCGTTGGCGAAGCATATGGGACATTTCAGGTTGCATCGGTTGGTAAGGTCGACGATCGCCAGCGCGGTGTGGCTGGTGTGCAGCTGGCAGAGGCCGCATTCGAAAGGACAGACCTTCGCATTAGGGATGGCCGGGTTGGTGACACCGGTGCCATCGTAGGCGAACTTCTCGGCCTTGAGATACATCTCCGCGTCTGACCAATAGACATCCGTGACCTTCCCATGTTCAGGGCAGGTCTTCTCCATCATAACCTTCCCGTCCGACTCGAAAAGCGTGGCCGGTATTATCTTCTTGCATTCCGGGCACAGGGAATCGGTCTTCTTGGGCAATCCCTTTTGCAGTGAACTCTCTTTTACGATCATAGAGGTCTCCCCAAATTAATGGGCAACGTACCGTGAAAAAGGATTTAATACTTATGTAGCTTGATTAGCTACAAATGATGCCATGAATCTGATGGACATACTAAGGCTGGACCTGCGTGAGCTTGAGACGGAATATAGAAAACTTGCGTCGGTTTTAGAGAAATTAGGGCTCTCCGATTACGAAGCCCGTTCCTATGTGGCACTGGTGGTCAAGAATCATGCCACTGCCGATGAGCTTTCCGATATATCGATGTTGCCGCGTACATCTGTCTATAAGGCGCTGCGTTCCCTGGAAGGCAAGAACTACGT
The DNA window shown above is from Methanomassiliicoccales archaeon and carries:
- a CDS encoding radical SAM protein; protein product: MIVKESSLQKGLPKKTDSLCPECKKIIPATLFESDGKVMMEKTCPEHGKVTDVYWSDAEMYLKAEKFAYDGTGVTNPAIPNAKVCPFECGLCQLHTSHTALAIVDLTNRCNLKCPICFANANQAGYVVEPGFDVIVKMMENLRAQRPVKTPAIQFSGGEPTIYPKFIEVLAKAKELGFAQIQAASNGIKFAEDLEFFRKAAAAGLNTIYLQFDGLKDEVYMAARGRKLLDIKLKVIENCRKLEHPPSIVLVPTIVKGINDDQVGEIFKFALKNSDVVRGVNFQPVAFTGRISKEEREKGRYTLPDLVKDLEKQTGMISKNDWYPVPSVVPISALASAFLGEEKVTFTTHPHCGLATYLFVKDNTVVPLTRFVDVEGLFKELYEISVKAEKAKIKFPLKIKTLNALKRHMDESKMPEGLTTASFLRLLQSVLGDESKESLAKFSWGMMYVGGMHFQDGYNYDIERVKRCSIHYATPDNRIIPFCAYNGGPLYREEVEKKFAIPIEEWKKTKGNEYV